Proteins encoded together in one Candidatus Kaiserbacteria bacterium window:
- the dinB gene encoding DNA polymerase IV, which produces MDAFFASVEERDKPYLKGLPVIVGSDPKEGRGRGVVSTANYQARELGIHSALPITKAWEYCEVSRKSGGPRCAFVTSGFSRYKEASRDVFDNVRTFVRTLSQTSIDEAYLDLSFCESFAKAEKLAEKIRKEVKKKTGLTCSIGIGPNKMVAKIASDYDKPDGLTTVTPDEVDAFLAPLSVRVIPGVGKKAESTFARLGIKTVKDLQEYSWEDLQQKFGKQGFSIWERVRGVDERRVVTEKPKRKSIGKHYTFNTDANDMSEILDVLRQQIKVILKEVKKQGFTEFRTVVLTVRFSDFVTRTRSLTSDKPIHTARDFELKATKLVFPFFEKSENPTGKAIRLIGVRVEKLV; this is translated from the coding sequence TGTGGTGTCTACGGCTAACTATCAAGCTCGTGAATTAGGTATTCATTCAGCACTTCCCATTACGAAAGCTTGGGAGTACTGCGAGGTATCTCGTAAAAGTGGCGGGCCACGTTGTGCTTTTGTCACATCAGGATTTTCGCGATATAAAGAGGCGTCACGTGATGTCTTTGACAACGTACGTACGTTCGTACGTACGTTGTCGCAAACAAGTATCGATGAGGCATATCTTGATCTTAGCTTTTGTGAGTCCTTTGCAAAAGCAGAAAAGCTGGCTGAAAAAATCAGAAAGGAAGTTAAAAAGAAAACAGGCTTAACTTGCTCAATAGGTATTGGTCCGAATAAGATGGTTGCTAAAATTGCATCAGATTATGACAAACCTGACGGCCTTACAACGGTAACTCCTGATGAGGTTGATGCGTTTCTTGCACCTCTTTCTGTGAGAGTGATTCCCGGTGTAGGGAAAAAAGCAGAGAGCACGTTTGCTCGCCTAGGAATCAAAACAGTTAAAGATTTACAAGAATACTCTTGGGAAGATTTACAACAAAAATTCGGGAAACAAGGATTTTCAATATGGGAACGTGTGCGAGGTGTCGATGAACGGAGAGTTGTGACAGAGAAACCAAAACGCAAATCTATAGGAAAACACTATACATTTAATACCGACGCGAATGATATGAGTGAAATTTTAGACGTCCTAAGACAACAAATAAAAGTGATTTTAAAAGAAGTAAAGAAACAAGGGTTTACTGAATTTCGTACGGTAGTACTCACTGTCCGTTTTTCAGATTTTGTGACACGAACGCGCTCTCTTACATCGGATAAACCGATACACACTGCTCGTGATTTTGAATTAAAAGCAACTAAATTAGTCTTCCCATTTTTTGAAAAATCAGAGAACCCAACAGGTAAGGCAATTCGTCTTATAGGGGTTCGTGTTGAGAAACTGGTATAG